In Bombus vancouverensis nearcticus chromosome 1, iyBomVanc1_principal, whole genome shotgun sequence, a single genomic region encodes these proteins:
- the AcCoAS gene encoding acetyl coenzyme A synthase: MADRLYYPNPEIAKNAHCSSMEQYRNMHEKSVKNPTEFWSEIAKQFYWETPAVDDKFFSYNFDLSKGDIFIKWMEGASTNISFNLLDKNVKSGNGDKIAFYWEGNDPDDYSRLTYRKLLEEVCRFANVLKSKGVTKGDRVAIYMPMILELPIAMLACTRIGAVHSVVFGGYSSDALAERIMDSKAKILITTDGVWRGEKLISLKTICDDALKKVKKYTHVVECCIVVAHLRRLNNPHGAKLHSTEKTNGVNGTSDGNDSNIPQIPWDDNRDCWWHDEVEDAENKCYPVWMNAEDPLFILYTSGSTGKPKGVLHTTAGYLIYAATTFKYVFDYHPGDVYWCTADVGWITGHTYVVYGPLANGATSIIFEGTPFYPGNDRYWAVIDKYKVTQFYTAPTAIRSLMKFGDDLVKKHNLSTLKVLGSVGEPINSEAWLWFYNFVGHGKCSISDTFWQTETGGHVITPLPGATPMKPGSATFPFFGVLPEILDEDGRLIEGEGEGYLVFRQPWPGMMRSLHGNHQRFQSTYFDKFHGYYCTGDGARRDADGYFWITGRIDDMLNVSGHLMSTAEVEGVLTEHPSVAESAVVSKPHSVKGQCLHCFVTPNEGAKFDKKLQDELKKRVRERIGPFAQPDVIQHAPGLPKTRSGKIMRRILRKIAAGDRNVGDISTLADESIVDVLFQLRPQV, encoded by the exons ATGGCGGACAGATTGTACTACCCCAATCCTGAAATCGCGAAAAATGCGCACTGCAGCAGCATGGAACAATACAGAAATATGCATGAAAA GTCTGTGAAGAATCCGACAGAATTCTGGAGCGAAATTGCAAAACAGTTTTATTGGGAAACTCCGGCAGTGGATGATAAATTCTTTTCATATAATTTCGACTTGAGCAAGGgagatattttcataaaatggaTGGAGGGTGCGTCAACGAACATCAGCTTCAACCTATTGGACAAAAATGTGAAGAGTGGAAACGGCGACAAGATTGCGTTTTATTG GGAGGGCAACGACCCGGACGATTATTCACGTCTGACGTACAGAAAACTATTGGAGGAAGTATGCAGGTTTGCAAATGTCTTAAAATCCAAAGGAGTGACGAAGGGAGATCGTGTTGCGATTTACATGCCTATGATCCTGGAACTGCCTATTGCCATGCTCGCGTGTACCAGAATCGGCGCTGTTCACAGCGTAGTG TTTGGAGGGTACTCATCGGACGCGCTGGCGGAGCGTATCATGGATTCAAAAGCGAAAATTCTGATTACGACTGACGGTGTGTGGAGGGGCGAGAAGCTTATATCTTTGAAGACTATCTGTGACGATGCTTTGAAGAAAGTTAAAAAGTATACCCACGTGGTTGAGTGTTGTATAGTAGTTGCACATTTGAGAAGACTGAATAATCCACACGGTGCCAAGCTACATTCAACAG AAAAAACGAATGGAGTGAACGGTACGAGCGATGGAAATGATTCTAACATCCCACAAATTCCATGGGACGATAACCGCGATTGTTGGTGGCACGATGAAGTGGAAGATGCTGAAAACAAGTGTTATCCAGTTTGGATGAATGCGGAAGATccactttttattttatacacaaG TGGTTCCACGGGGAAACCAAAAGGCGTTCTACATACCACGGCCGGATACTTGATCTATGCAGCCACGACGTTTAAGTATGTGTTTGATTATCACCCTGGTGACGTGTACTGGTGTACAGCTGACGTTGGTTGGATCACTGGTCATACTTACGTCGTGTATGGTCCGTTAGCAAATGGAGCTACTTCTATTATT TTTGAAGGGACACCGTTTTATCCAGGAAATGATCGATACTGGGCAGTCATCGATAAATATAAAGTCACGCAATTTTATACTGCGCCAACAGCAATTAGATCGCTAATGAAGTTTGGAGATGATTTGGTAAAGAAACATAATTTGTCTACTTTAAAG GTTTTGGGTTCGGTTGGAGAGCCAATAAATTCTGAAGCATGGCTgtggttttataattttgtggGTCATGGAAAATGCAGTATATCAGACACGTTTTGGCAAACGGAAACTGGTGGCCACGTGATCACTCCTCTTCCCGGTGCTACTCCAATGAAACCAGGTTCTGCA ACGTTCCCATTCTTTGGcgttttgccagaaattctggACGAAGACGGACGATTAATCGAAGGCGAAGGCGAGGGATATCTAGTTTTTCGCCAACCTTGGCCAGGAATGATGAGGTCTCTCCATGGAAATCATCAACGTTTCCAAAGCACATATTTCGATAAATTTCATGGATATTATTGCACGGGAGATG GTGCTAGACGTGATGCGGATGGTTATTTTTGGATAACTGGTCGTATTGATGATATGTTAAATGTGTCTGGTCATCTTATGTCTACAGCAGAAGTAGAAGGTGTATTGACTGAACATCCTTCTGTAGCTGAATCTGCGGTAGTTAGTAAGCCACATTCTGTCAAAGGACAATGCCTTCATTGTTTCGTTACACCCAACGAGGGTGCCAAATTCGACAAAAAGCTTCAAGATGAGCTTAAAAAGAGAG TGCGCGAGCGAATCGGCCCCTTCGCTCAACCAGATGTGATTCAACACGCGCCAGGACTACCAAAAACACGGTCGGGCAAGATTATGAGACGTATACTTAGAAAAATCGCAGCAGGGGATAGAAACGTCGGTGATATATCAACATTAGCCGATGAAAGCATCGTCGATGTCCTTTTTCAATTGAGACCGCAGGTTTAA
- the LOC117159379 gene encoding enolase isoform X2 — MPIQKVKARQIFNSRGDPTLEVDIITDVGLLRSSVPSVLVPNPNQAQELRDGNEAMYHGRSVFRAVDVVNNIIAPQLLKSRLEACQQMEIDSLLNRLDGTENKSKLGANAILGVSIACCKAGAAKKGLPVYRYIAELAENGELYIPVPSFNMISGGRHANNTLPCQEFMILPIVYRVLERKIAAAQEIQLPLPVSDNGAFTPLELEEDKEALLLLDESIKEAGYEGRIKIALDMAASAFYKEGGYDLAFKTEESDPDDYMESEALKDQYLEYLTEFSSLVSIEDPFDLDDWDGWLTLADQDIQVVADDLTAMNIDRIEEAIERQMANAMVLRMSQVGTVTEAINCAKIARISDWGYIVAACEGETEDNFVADLAIGLSAGQFKAGAPCRSERTAKYNQILRIEEELGKDARYAGLNYRNPLAK, encoded by the exons ATGCCTATTCAAAAGGTTAAAGCTCGCCAAATTTTCAACTCCAGAGGTGATCCGACTTTGGAAGTGGACATAATCACAGACGTTGGGTTGTTGAGATCTTCCGTACCATCTGTTTTGGTACCAAACCCTAATCAAGCGCAAGAACTAAGGGATGGAAACGAAGCTATGTACCATGGACGTTCAGTATTCAGAGCTGTTGACGTAGTTAATAACATAATCGCACCGCAACTATTGAAGTCGAGGTTGGAGGCTTGCCAACAAATGGAGATAGACAGCTTGCTAAACCGTCTAGACGGAACCGAGAATAAATCGAAACTAGGTGCAAATGCAATTCTTGGTGTTTCCATTGCCTGCTGTAAGGCTGGCGCCGCGAAGAAAGGACTTCCAGTTTACAG ATATATTGCAGAATTAGCTGAAAATGGAGAACTTTATATCCCTGTTCCTAGTTTCAACATGATCAGTGGAGGCAGACATGCAAATAACACGTTACCATGCCAAGAATTTATGATCCTGCCCATAG TGTACAGAGTACTCGAACGGAAGATCGCGGCTGCTCAAGAAATCCAATTACCCCTTCCGGTTAGCGACAACGGTGCATTTACACCTTTAGAACTGGAAGAAGATAAGGAAGCTTTACTGCTGTTAGATGAATCTATTAAAGAAGCAGGTTACGAAGGAAGAATTAAGATAGCGTTGGACATGGCAGCCAGTGCTTTTTACAAAGAAG GAGGATACGATTTAGCATTTAAAACGGAAGAGTCTGATCCTGATGACTATATGGAGTCAGAAGCGTTGAAAGATCAGTACTTGGAATACTTAACAGAATTCTCATCTCTCGTCTCCATCGAAGATCCATTCGATCTCGACGACTGGGATGGTTGGCTCACGTTAGCTGATCAAGATATCCAAGTCGTTGCAGACGATTTAACTGCGATGAACATTGACAGAATCGAGGAAGCGATTGAAAGACAAATGGCCAACGCTATGGTGCTGAGAATGTCACAGGTTGGAACCGTGACGGAGGCGATCAACTGCGCAAAAATAGCGAGGATCAGTGACTGGGGTTATATCGTGGCGGCTTGCGAAGGAGAAACTGAAGACAACTTTGTAGCTGATTTGGCTATAGGACTTTCTGCTGGACAATTTAAAGCCGGAGCACCCTGCAGAAGCGAACGAACTGCTAAATACAATcaaatattaagaatcgaagagGAACTTGGAAAGGATGCAAGATATGCTGGTCTCAATTACAGGAACCCCTTGGCTAAATAA
- the LOC117159379 gene encoding enolase isoform X1 encodes MPIQKVKARQIFNSRGDPTLEVDIITDVGLLRSSVPSVLVPNPNQAQELRDGNEAMYHGRSVFRAVDVVNNIIAPQLLKSRLEACQQMEIDSLLNRLDGTENKSKLGANAILGVSIACCKAGAAKKGLPVYRYIAELAENGELYIPVPSFNMISGGRHANNTLPCQEFMILPIGAESFADAMKMGMEVYRVLERKIAAAQEIQLPLPVSDNGAFTPLELEEDKEALLLLDESIKEAGYEGRIKIALDMAASAFYKEGGYDLAFKTEESDPDDYMESEALKDQYLEYLTEFSSLVSIEDPFDLDDWDGWLTLADQDIQVVADDLTAMNIDRIEEAIERQMANAMVLRMSQVGTVTEAINCAKIARISDWGYIVAACEGETEDNFVADLAIGLSAGQFKAGAPCRSERTAKYNQILRIEEELGKDARYAGLNYRNPLAK; translated from the exons ATGCCTATTCAAAAGGTTAAAGCTCGCCAAATTTTCAACTCCAGAGGTGATCCGACTTTGGAAGTGGACATAATCACAGACGTTGGGTTGTTGAGATCTTCCGTACCATCTGTTTTGGTACCAAACCCTAATCAAGCGCAAGAACTAAGGGATGGAAACGAAGCTATGTACCATGGACGTTCAGTATTCAGAGCTGTTGACGTAGTTAATAACATAATCGCACCGCAACTATTGAAGTCGAGGTTGGAGGCTTGCCAACAAATGGAGATAGACAGCTTGCTAAACCGTCTAGACGGAACCGAGAATAAATCGAAACTAGGTGCAAATGCAATTCTTGGTGTTTCCATTGCCTGCTGTAAGGCTGGCGCCGCGAAGAAAGGACTTCCAGTTTACAG ATATATTGCAGAATTAGCTGAAAATGGAGAACTTTATATCCCTGTTCCTAGTTTCAACATGATCAGTGGAGGCAGACATGCAAATAACACGTTACCATGCCAAGAATTTATGATCCTGCCCATAG GAGCTGAAAGTTTCGCTGATGCTATGAAAATGGGTATGGAAGTGTACAGAGTACTCGAACGGAAGATCGCGGCTGCTCAAGAAATCCAATTACCCCTTCCGGTTAGCGACAACGGTGCATTTACACCTTTAGAACTGGAAGAAGATAAGGAAGCTTTACTGCTGTTAGATGAATCTATTAAAGAAGCAGGTTACGAAGGAAGAATTAAGATAGCGTTGGACATGGCAGCCAGTGCTTTTTACAAAGAAG GAGGATACGATTTAGCATTTAAAACGGAAGAGTCTGATCCTGATGACTATATGGAGTCAGAAGCGTTGAAAGATCAGTACTTGGAATACTTAACAGAATTCTCATCTCTCGTCTCCATCGAAGATCCATTCGATCTCGACGACTGGGATGGTTGGCTCACGTTAGCTGATCAAGATATCCAAGTCGTTGCAGACGATTTAACTGCGATGAACATTGACAGAATCGAGGAAGCGATTGAAAGACAAATGGCCAACGCTATGGTGCTGAGAATGTCACAGGTTGGAACCGTGACGGAGGCGATCAACTGCGCAAAAATAGCGAGGATCAGTGACTGGGGTTATATCGTGGCGGCTTGCGAAGGAGAAACTGAAGACAACTTTGTAGCTGATTTGGCTATAGGACTTTCTGCTGGACAATTTAAAGCCGGAGCACCCTGCAGAAGCGAACGAACTGCTAAATACAATcaaatattaagaatcgaagagGAACTTGGAAAGGATGCAAGATATGCTGGTCTCAATTACAGGAACCCCTTGGCTAAATAA